A window from Urocitellus parryii isolate mUroPar1 chromosome 1, mUroPar1.hap1, whole genome shotgun sequence encodes these proteins:
- the LOC144254138 gene encoding olfactory receptor 2L13-like → MERWNETSNDFTLLGLFPQNQTGLLLLLLIIFVFVLACLGNSGMTALIFLDPRLHTPMYFLLSQLSLMDLMYISSTVPKMAINFLSGQKSISFLGCGVQSFFFLTMAGSEGLILASMAYDRFVAICHPLHYPMRMSKSMCLKMILGSWTLGSINSVSHTFYILHLPYCRSRAINHFFCDVPAMVNLACMDTWVYEYMVFVSTVVFLLLPFLGITVSYGRVLYAVFHMHSKEGRKKAFTTCSTHLTVVTFYYAPFVYTYLRPKTFRSPAEDKILAVFYTMLTPMLNPIIYSLRNKEVLGAMGRVWGMFSPRKE, encoded by the coding sequence ATGGAAAGATGGAATGAAACTTCAAATGATTTTACTTTATTGGGGTTGTTTCCTCAAAACCAAACTGGCCTACTTCTCTTGCTCCTGATCATCTTTGTGTTTGTTCTTGCCTGTTTGGGGAACTCAGGGATGACTGCCCTCATCTTCTTGGACCCACggctccacacccccatgtactttctCCTCAGCCAGCTCTCCCTCATGGACCTGATGTACATCTCCTCCACTGTCCCCAAGATGGCCATCAACTTCCTCTCTGGCCAGAAGAGCATCTCCTTCCTGGGCTGTGGTGTGCAAAGCTTCTTCTTCCTGACCATGGCCGGCTCAGAAGGTTTAATCCTGGCctccatggcctatgaccgctttgtggccatctgccacccgCTCCATTACCCCATGCGCATGAGTAAAAGCATGTGTTTGAAGATGATCCTGGGGTCCTGGACATTGGGCTCCATCAATTCTGTATCACACACTTTTTATATCCTTCATCTTCCTTACTGCAGGTCTAGGGCCATCAATCACTTTTTCTGTGATGTCCCAGCCATGGTGAATCTGGCCTGTATGGACACCTGGGTCTATGAGTACATGGTGTTTGTGAGCACAGTTgtgtttctcctccttccttttcttggtATTACTGTTTCCTATGGACGGGTCCTTTACGCTGTCTTCCACATGCACtcaaaagagggaaggaaaaaggccTTCACCACGTGCTCCACACATTTAACTGTGGTGACATTTTACTATGCTCCTTTTGTCTACACTTATCTCCGTCCCAAGACATTCCGCTCCCCAGCAGAGGATAAGATCCTTGCAGTCTTCTACACCATGCTCACCCCCATGCTCAATCCcatcatctacagcctgaggaacaaggaggtgCTGGGGGCCATGGGAAGAGTGTGGGGGATGTTCTCCCCCAGGAAGGAGTGA